The genomic segment TAGCGATTGCAATAGCATTATTTTCAGAAAAATATAATGTTAATCTAATTTCAACAGTTGCAGGTAATGTTGATATTGAAAAAGTAACTTTAAATGCTAGAAGATTATTGAAATTTTTTGGAAAAGAAGAAATACCAGTTGTAATGGGAAGTAAATCACCTTTAATTGAAAAACTTGAAACAGCTGTAGATGTTCATGGTCTTAGTGGAATGGAAGGCTGGGATTTTGAAGATCCAGTGGTAGATATAGTTGATGAAAATTTCTTAAGCTATATGTATAAAACGATAATGGAAAAAGACAAAAAAACTACTATAATGGCTATAGGTCCTTTAACAAATATTGCACTTTTATTAAAAATTTATCCTGATGTTAAAAATAAAATTGAGGAAATAGTTTTTATGGGTGGAAGTTTAACTAGAGGAAATAAAGGAGTTATGTCAGAATTTAATATAGCTGTTGATCCAGAAGCAGCATACATTGTAATTCACTCAGGGGTACCTATAGTAATGGCTGGATTAGATATAGGACTTAAAGCCTTAATATATCCAGAAGATAGTGAAAAAATAAAAGTTCAGAATAAAACAGGTGAAATGGTGTATTCATTATTTAAAAAGTATCGTGGTGGAAGTTTTAATACAGGATTAAAAATGTATGATTCAACAGCTGTTGCATATTTATTAAAACCTGATTTATTTGAATATGTTGACACATATGTTGATGTAGAGTTAAAAGGAGAGATGACTAAAGGAGTAACTCTAGTAGATTTAAGAGGATATTTAAAAAAAGATATAAAGAATGTAAAAGTAATAACAGATGTAAAAGCGGAAGAATTTAGAACATGGTTTATAGAATCGTTAAATAAATGTATATAATAAGAGAAAGGATGATGTTATGTTAGAAATTATTATTGCAATAATTGTCGTTTCATTTGTTGCATATTTAATTGTAAAAAAATTTGATTCAATTTTAGCCTTAGCATTAGGAGGTTTAATTTTACTTTTTTGTGCAGCTTTATTAGGACATACAATTCTTGATGAAAAAGTAACTACAGGATTTGTGTATTTAGATGTTTTCAAAGTTATTGAAACACTATTCTTGAAAAATTTAGGTAATATTGGTCTTACAATTATGACTT from the Streptobacillus canis genome contains:
- the rihC gene encoding ribonucleoside hydrolase RihC yields the protein MRKNLIIDTDPGIDDAVAIAIALFSEKYNVNLISTVAGNVDIEKVTLNARRLLKFFGKEEIPVVMGSKSPLIEKLETAVDVHGLSGMEGWDFEDPVVDIVDENFLSYMYKTIMEKDKKTTIMAIGPLTNIALLLKIYPDVKNKIEEIVFMGGSLTRGNKGVMSEFNIAVDPEAAYIVIHSGVPIVMAGLDIGLKALIYPEDSEKIKVQNKTGEMVYSLFKKYRGGSFNTGLKMYDSTAVAYLLKPDLFEYVDTYVDVELKGEMTKGVTLVDLRGYLKKDIKNVKVITDVKAEEFRTWFIESLNKCI